From a region of the Phaseolus vulgaris cultivar G19833 chromosome 6, P. vulgaris v2.0, whole genome shotgun sequence genome:
- the LOC137832967 gene encoding uncharacterized protein: MSTVAEEFPDDPWESDLVFTRADLRDVVPHNNDLVVISVVTTGRRVHRVLVDQESSADVMFWSTFNKLQLSPDLLRTYTGCLYGFADNPVEVRGYLELRTTFTDGAASRTENIRYLVVNANSAYNILLGRPALNRLRAVSSTSHMKMKLPDLSGKVIMVKSDQEEARRLLSQEEQEEVAAVISRHLDAFAWTAADMPGIDPDFLCHHLTMDAKVRPVRQRRRKFNEERCLVVKEETQKMLSPE, from the exons ATGAGTACAGTTGCAGAAGAATTTCCAGACGACCCATGGGAGTCAGATCTCGTTTTCACAAGGGCCGACCTGCGGGATGTGGTCCCACACAACAATGACCTAGTGGTCATTTCAGTAGTCACGACAGGAAGGAGGGTGCATAGGGTGCTCGTCGACCAGGAGAGTTCCgcagatgtaatgttttggTCCACTTTCAACAAACTACAGTTgtcccccgaccttttgagaACCTATACTGGATGTTTGTACGGGTTTGCAGATAATCCGGTAGAGGTACGaggctacttggagctgaggacaacTTTCACTGATGGAGCAGCATCACGCACCGAGAACATCCGGTACTTAGTGGTGAACGCCAACtcagcctacaacattttgCTAGGCAGACCAGCTTTGAACAGATTGAGGGCGGTGTCCTCCACgagccacatgaagatgaagttaccAGATCTTAGTGGTAAGGTGATCATGgtcaagtcggatcaggaagAAGCCc GACGCTTGCTGAGccaagaagaacaagaagaggTAGCTGCAGTAATCTCACGCCACCTCGATGCTTTCGCGTGGACTGCGGCGGATATGCCAGGGATAGACccagattttttgtgccaccatctcaCCATGGATGCAAAGGTTCGCCCTGTGagacagagaaggaggaagttcaacgaagagcgATGCCTCGTCGTGAAGGAGGAAACACAGAAGATGCTCAGCCCTGAGTAG
- the LOC137832966 gene encoding uncharacterized protein, producing the protein MAMRPARARSEEMTMQQLMGMMQGLQDAIAASKVEQERMQADLAASQARNDELHRANEELRRGWRDVDEPETASPPREFTTPFSRAILEIVIPNTFTGPKVTFKGMEDPEAHLTVFHTQMMLVGGSNAVKCKLFMSTLTGMALDWFISLPEGHITSFAQLSRLFREQYLANRAPAPVSYDLFDVKQFQGETLKEYISRFGAQVVKVGTTEEPMFVYAFRKGMCPGSFSKSLNRSCPRTFAEVRRRAVEHIASEGEAYEKCTIAAPVRPRAQIRTQPSRVHEAATERRNSDRKRTYETRRAPPRGRAEERREGSRPLRHNFVVELKDLIVVPNIADRLRPPVKSDKILGPHK; encoded by the coding sequence ATGGCCATGAGACCagcacgcgctaggagtgaagagatgaccatgcaacaactcatgggcatgatgcaagggctgcaggacGCAATCGCCGCCTCGAAAGtggagcaagagcgcatgcaggcggatcttgCAGCTTCCCAAGCGAGAAATGATGAGCTCCACCGAGCCAATGAGGAGTTACGTCGCGGATGGCGCGATGTAGACGAGCCTGAGACCGCCTCCCCACCTAGGGAATTCACAACACCGTTCTCACGGGCAATCTTAGAGATAGTAATCCCCAACACATTCACAGGGCCCAAAGTAACCTTCAAAGGGATGGAGGATCCCGAGGCGCACCTCACGGTATTCCACACACAAATGATGTTGGTCGGCGGCTCTAATGCCGTAaaatgcaagctctttatgagcactttgactgggatggccctggattggttcatcagcctcccagagggtcacatcacgtcCTTCGCACAGCTCTCACGACTATTTCGAGAGCAGTATTTGGCCAACAGGGCCCCAGCCCCAGTCTCGTACGACCTTTTCGACGTGAAACAATtccaaggggagaccctgaaggaatacataagTCGCTTCGGAGCACAGGTCGTAAAGGTAGGTACCACAGAAGAGCCCATGttcgtgtacgcattcaggaaaGGGATGTGCCCTGGATCTTTTAGCAAGTCGCTCAACCGTAGTTGCCCCAGAACTTTTGCTGAAGTGAGGCGTCGAGCGGTAGAGCACATTGCCTCGGAGGGCGAGGCGTACGAGAAGTGCACGATCGCTGCACCCGTGCGACCAAGGGCGCAGATACGCACACAGCCTTCTAGGGTCCATGAAGCTGCCACAGAGAGAAGGAACTCGGACAGGAAGCGCACTTATGAGACAAGAAGAGCCCCGCCCAGGGGTCGAGCCGAAGAAAGGAGAGAGGGGAGTAGGCCACtgaggcacaactttgtggtggaactcaaagacctcatcgttgtgcccaacatagctgacaggttgaggccaccagtgAAGTCTGACAAAATTTTGGGGCCTCACAAGTaa